In one Agathobacter rectalis ATCC 33656 genomic region, the following are encoded:
- a CDS encoding ABC transporter ATP-binding protein — MSENNNEQFKMPPKRPRGPMGRGPGMVTEKARDFKGSTKKLIKYLGRYWAAIIAVMIFAAVSTVFSVAGPKVMGKATTALAEGLMNKIAGTGGIDFDYIAKVLLFTLALYVVSAIFMFAQGLIMTGITQKTCYRMRKDITSKINRMPMKYFESRTYGEVLSRITNDVDTLGQSLNQSITQIITSVATLVGTLVMMLSISPLMTLISLVILPVSMILISFVIKHSQKYFRQQQEYLGHINGQVEEVYGGHLVIKAYNKEAETVKTFKEANNVLYKSAWKSQFLSGLMMPIMQFVGNLGYAGVAISGGILAIKNVITIGDIQAFIQYVKNFTQPIQQIAQVANQLQSMAAASERVFEFLDEEEEDITVENPVKPDHIEGSVEFSHVHFGYNPDQIIINDFSAKVKPGQQVAIVGPTGAGKTTMVKLLMRFYDVSSGAILVDGHDIRDYNRADLRDAFGMVLQDTWLFKGTIMENIRYGRLDATDEEVIAAAKAAHAHHFIQTLPGGYDMELNEDASNVSQGQKQLLTIARAILADNPILILDEATSSVDTRTEIRIQKALDNLMKGRTSFVIAHRLSTIKNADMILVMKDGDIIEQGTHDELLAKNGFYAELYNSQFEE, encoded by the coding sequence ATGAGTGAGAATAATAACGAACAGTTTAAGATGCCTCCTAAGAGGCCAAGAGGGCCAATGGGACGTGGCCCCGGAATGGTCACAGAAAAGGCCAGGGATTTCAAGGGCTCTACAAAGAAACTCATAAAGTATCTCGGCAGATACTGGGCTGCTATCATTGCAGTTATGATTTTTGCAGCAGTTTCGACTGTCTTCTCCGTTGCAGGACCGAAGGTCATGGGTAAAGCCACCACTGCGCTTGCCGAGGGACTCATGAACAAGATTGCAGGAACAGGCGGCATAGATTTTGATTATATTGCAAAGGTTCTTTTGTTTACGCTGGCTTTATATGTGGTGAGTGCCATCTTTATGTTTGCCCAGGGACTTATCATGACAGGCATCACGCAGAAGACCTGCTACAGGATGCGTAAGGACATCACGAGCAAAATCAACCGTATGCCGATGAAGTATTTCGAGTCAAGGACATATGGTGAGGTACTTTCGCGTATCACAAACGATGTGGACACACTCGGACAGAGCTTGAACCAGAGTATCACACAGATTATTACATCTGTTGCCACTTTGGTCGGTACACTGGTCATGATGCTGTCTATTTCACCGCTCATGACGCTGATTTCACTCGTTATCCTGCCAGTTTCGATGATACTTATTTCGTTTGTCATAAAGCATTCACAGAAATACTTCAGACAGCAGCAGGAGTATCTGGGACACATAAACGGACAGGTCGAGGAGGTGTACGGAGGCCACCTCGTCATAAAGGCATATAATAAAGAGGCAGAGACTGTAAAGACCTTTAAGGAGGCCAACAATGTGCTCTACAAATCCGCATGGAAATCACAGTTCCTTTCAGGACTTATGATGCCTATCATGCAGTTTGTAGGAAACTTAGGATATGCGGGAGTAGCCATCTCAGGTGGTATACTTGCCATAAAGAATGTCATCACAATCGGTGATATCCAGGCATTTATACAGTATGTGAAGAATTTCACACAGCCAATCCAGCAGATAGCGCAGGTGGCAAACCAGCTTCAGTCGATGGCGGCTGCATCTGAGCGTGTATTTGAGTTCCTCGATGAGGAGGAAGAGGATATAACAGTGGAAAATCCTGTAAAGCCAGACCATATCGAGGGAAGTGTAGAGTTTTCGCATGTACACTTTGGTTATAATCCTGACCAGATCATCATCAATGATTTTTCTGCAAAGGTAAAGCCGGGACAGCAGGTTGCTATCGTTGGACCGACAGGAGCGGGAAAGACTACCATGGTCAAGCTTCTTATGAGATTTTATGATGTAAGCTCAGGTGCCATTCTTGTAGACGGACATGATATCAGGGATTACAACAGAGCCGATCTGCGAGATGCATTCGGCATGGTATTGCAGGACACATGGCTCTTTAAGGGCACCATTATGGAAAATATCCGCTACGGCCGTCTGGATGCCACAGATGAGGAGGTCATCGCGGCAGCAAAGGCAGCACATGCGCATCACTTTATCCAGACATTGCCGGGTGGCTACGATATGGAGCTCAACGAGGATGCATCCAATGTGTCACAGGGACAAAAGCAGCTTTTGACAATAGCAAGAGCCATTCTTGCAGACAATCCAATCCTTATCCTTGATGAGGCCACATCCTCTGTCGATACACGTACAGAAATCCGTATCCAGAAGGCACTCGACAATCTGATGAAGGGCAGAACAAGCTTTGTCATCGCCCACAGGCTGTCTACTATCAAGAATGCCGATATGATTCTTGTCATGAAGGACGGAGACATTATCGAGCAGGGTACACACGATGAGCTTCTTGCAAAGAACGGATTTTACGCAGAGCTGTATAACTCTCAGTTTGAAGAATAG
- a CDS encoding ABC transporter ATP-binding protein — MSKIFKNLIPYWRWIILIFVFLIAQAYCDLALPAYTSDIIDVGIQDHGIEHILPKEITSEDYQMAQTFMLSDEKEKFTDCYEAEDASKSDDGVAKYKLTADSDTLDKLDEELLVPLVMAYQAFQSGEQMDVDASAIPQGVALDDNMIKQIRSKVQEKIDAVGSATLKSMGVTFATKCDENAGIDVDANQVAYLWKAGAKMAAFAAIMLIAACVVGFAASKVGAAVGRDLREKTFSKVVGFSDAEINKFSTASLITRSTNDIQQIQMVTTMMLRMVLYAPIVGIGGIIKVAQTKSGMEWVIAIAVAAIMVFIFTLVGIAMPKFKIMQSLVDKVNLVSREILTGLSVIRAFGREKEEEKRFDEANRELTRTQLFTNRVMTFMMPGMSMIMYCITLGIVWVAAGRIDKGSMQVGTMTAFITYAMMIVMSFLMLSAMSIMLPRAGVAAERIDEVIKTNSTVNDPKEPVTEADHRGVIRFNHVDFRYPGAKEDVLSDIDFVAEPGKTTAIIGSTGCGKSTLVNLIPRFYDVTGGSIELDGHDIRDYTLSELRESIGFVPQKGILFSGTIASNLRFGKADASDEQIKKAADIAQASEFIETKNDRYESSIAQGGSNVSGGQKQRLAIARAIAKDPHIYVFDDSFSALDMKTDARLRAALAEVTESASVIIVAQRISTIIHADQILVLDDGKIVGKGTHEELLKNCDVYMQIAQSQLSARELGIDDNKKEGM, encoded by the coding sequence ATGAGTAAAATTTTCAAAAACCTGATTCCATACTGGCGATGGATCATATTAATATTTGTTTTTCTCATTGCTCAGGCTTACTGTGATCTGGCTTTGCCTGCGTACACATCTGACATCATTGATGTTGGTATCCAGGATCATGGCATTGAGCATATCCTGCCAAAGGAGATTACATCGGAGGATTATCAGATGGCACAGACATTTATGCTGTCTGACGAGAAAGAAAAATTTACGGACTGTTATGAGGCAGAGGATGCTTCAAAATCTGATGACGGTGTGGCAAAATACAAGCTGACAGCTGATTCGGACACACTTGATAAGCTGGATGAGGAGCTTTTGGTTCCTCTTGTCATGGCATATCAGGCTTTTCAGTCGGGTGAGCAGATGGATGTGGATGCATCGGCTATCCCGCAGGGAGTAGCGCTCGATGATAACATGATAAAGCAGATAAGAAGCAAGGTGCAGGAAAAAATCGATGCGGTGGGTTCAGCTACTTTAAAGTCCATGGGTGTAACTTTTGCGACAAAGTGTGATGAGAATGCAGGAATCGACGTGGATGCCAATCAGGTTGCTTATCTGTGGAAGGCAGGCGCCAAGATGGCAGCCTTTGCAGCTATTATGCTTATAGCAGCATGTGTTGTAGGTTTTGCGGCTTCAAAGGTCGGTGCCGCTGTCGGCAGGGATTTGAGGGAGAAGACCTTTTCAAAGGTTGTAGGTTTTTCAGATGCCGAGATTAACAAATTCTCTACGGCATCACTGATTACTAGAAGCACGAATGATATACAGCAGATTCAGATGGTTACTACTATGATGCTTCGTATGGTGCTTTACGCGCCAATCGTTGGTATCGGTGGTATCATCAAGGTGGCGCAGACCAAATCCGGCATGGAGTGGGTGATTGCAATTGCGGTTGCTGCTATCATGGTTTTTATTTTCACACTGGTTGGCATTGCGATGCCAAAGTTCAAGATTATGCAGAGTCTTGTAGACAAGGTAAACCTTGTTTCTCGTGAGATTCTTACAGGTCTTTCCGTTATCAGGGCTTTCGGCCGTGAAAAGGAGGAGGAAAAGAGGTTTGATGAGGCTAACCGTGAGCTTACACGCACACAGCTGTTTACAAACCGTGTCATGACCTTTATGATGCCGGGTATGTCCATGATCATGTACTGCATCACACTTGGTATCGTGTGGGTTGCAGCAGGCAGAATAGACAAGGGTTCTATGCAGGTAGGTACCATGACTGCGTTTATTACATATGCCATGATGATTGTTATGTCATTCCTCATGCTTTCAGCCATGTCCATCATGCTTCCGAGAGCTGGTGTTGCGGCAGAGCGTATCGATGAGGTTATAAAGACAAACAGCACTGTAAATGATCCAAAAGAGCCTGTTACTGAGGCTGATCACAGAGGTGTTATCCGTTTCAACCATGTGGATTTCAGATATCCGGGAGCAAAGGAGGATGTGCTTTCAGACATTGATTTTGTGGCGGAGCCGGGCAAAACCACAGCTATCATCGGAAGTACCGGCTGTGGAAAGTCTACACTTGTAAACCTGATTCCGCGTTTCTATGACGTGACTGGAGGCTCAATAGAGCTTGATGGACACGATATCAGAGACTACACACTAAGCGAGCTTCGCGAGTCAATAGGCTTTGTTCCGCAGAAAGGTATTCTTTTCTCGGGAACCATCGCCTCAAACCTGCGCTTTGGTAAAGCAGACGCGAGTGATGAGCAGATAAAAAAGGCTGCGGATATCGCACAGGCTTCTGAGTTTATCGAGACAAAGAATGACAGGTATGAAAGCTCAATCGCACAGGGCGGCTCAAACGTGTCAGGTGGTCAGAAGCAGAGGCTTGCCATAGCAAGAGCTATCGCAAAGGACCCTCATATTTATGTGTTTGATGACAGCTTTTCAGCACTCGATATGAAGACTGACGCGCGTCTGCGTGCAGCCTTAGCAGAGGTTACAGAGAGTGCTTCCGTTATTATCGTGGCACAGCGTATCAGCACGATTATTCATGCTGACCAGATTCTCGTGCTCGATGACGGTAAAATCGTAGGAAAAGGCACCCACGAGGAGCTTCTTAAAAATTGCGATGTATATATGCAGATTGCACAGTCACAGCTTTCAGCCAGGGAACTTGGAATTGATGATAACAAAAAGGAGGGCATGTAA
- a CDS encoding DUF5057 domain-containing protein codes for MSKLRKKIVVPISLTLTGCLVVAAFVLNDSLTKVDANVAFNGISDIVSSHGKDKPFNIVEVVPDKKMASIGYLIDGQEPDNWFGTLSKMSDTEGKGATNRAAYMKSLKEKLAPITTEEKDNTKPLYYEPYEESYVNQGNDWSELALVDMDKINQGTEGYKMTKQEKGDYKFNTDYQLAVNEDGLPTGHYRQNVDHYVFMQGEDETEDGSESVDTGSTGNTGSTGNTGSTGSTADGSNTETENGNQIKAPGKRGYYSVAFTAVELPDGMTNTKYLVETDNSQKADGNTDSGTDGNIDSSTDNTTDTGTADDTSDKHVVYSIKSAYAIGSAEGMQNIAKYDPKAYIYRKDNSDITSPYEFVARADRMASLPDGSKPDYEKYTYCTVEMEYVPAGKITDDETYYEVDTKVPIEFNYDETGEYGAVLDSQNPYEKIDDGTQDNQPAGKTGADDISDDASIADSATENNDGNTGRVILTDTDGYFDIVKDSQTYTYVGKGKGDYIMEADKNGSLDYPVNTTRIYYKGGFKNNNWFRTGVFNQEGKTGDADKTANMTFNVKTVTPKELEQIDVSTIDLLYLSGSKSVLSKDLGDDAAKYNTDNDISWDKVKQIVQRVHQSGIMMPVIVDNGIVWASSSADYSSNIKKLAGLLSCNNFSSLNFTKDSAGNFINWNNDIKYYKVDSKTHTKGFVIGNEYVIPRNYNPSTDVPFVLRDDFASAFIANEDETQFVEAAKNENFDEIAEYINSENTSRKKENDTLGKDEYAYYDKEISKAIVLSYIISYADKRDIINPTDSLNILDIEPGTVKNESDALNYDKLKKWLGTRCPEQKKVTITRVTSAEFIGRIEDLNNYDMIYMGLVADNLNYRDGHTVYNDWKMDGLKYSNVGDIVVINPNDYVNYWGYNMLKNGHAGLLDTDYINDGTKLNTNLTLRNNGNNADYLTAPNTYRGSGNDITKQKVSELEDYIKAGFPVVFSDGFFSTVYGRGINEEYIDNCSNVFTLLCYAKDKDNVLKVDSKGNLKKQSNETADLVTYLTTEKPEILLKEQEKVKDTDYVEISNNQITLEFSINNAGGADSKASFNAQLFLDSNSDGKFSTTNEGIAANKIKLYCDGTIVNPVMGDDGKYMYSLNAGNYNYKLVYDLPNGFVGVMPWQLRVSQATNSYRYDQKSGYVYVKNSKGSPTKVKILQINSKLEHNEDFRGNFDMQTQKNDSNTKFHKLLSQVKDFDLDIETVRYDNVPKMDEVCDKLQTYDMLVIGFGDCYDIDNTNNHLDKIKAYIQSGKPVLFAHDTTSFCNNKNDTRENNVWGYKFNSIIRDTVGLDRYGILSNEYLKKGNTLKSTDEDFDKAVQTAKKNNTDIAYEPKSDNSVIVRQNQGFTYADLNQYQWKDNGNDHGEYRLYSGLDGNDVEAKTNKAVKVNSGQITTYPFKIADEINIATTHKQYYQLDMNQDADGDGESDIVVWYTLSNHGIYEQSPKDVRNNYYIYTMGNVTYSGVGHSDFSNNDDELKLYINTMIAAYSASVHEPSIYLKENADTDSNDITTLYATIDDAIEEEAANKADARLDGADSTQDVYFTVKDSNLVRNQIDEKTVVYLDFYIEDPQKNPKDETIGTGNDKIYLKKVDWDIYTLNNDGTENEQINNSKENSQLNKDPRDFFENNKTYKVKVPLSALPEGANSIKIYAVGYSKIYQSQVSGGDKETTTAKAYKTFQIQRVGLADLD; via the coding sequence ATGAGCAAATTAAGAAAAAAAATAGTGGTTCCAATATCGCTCACACTTACAGGATGTCTCGTTGTGGCAGCTTTTGTGCTGAATGACAGCCTAACAAAGGTCGATGCAAATGTAGCGTTCAATGGAATATCTGATATAGTCAGCTCACATGGCAAGGACAAGCCCTTCAATATAGTGGAGGTGGTGCCTGACAAGAAAATGGCATCCATTGGCTATCTGATTGATGGTCAGGAGCCTGACAATTGGTTTGGTACACTGTCAAAGATGTCTGACACAGAGGGAAAAGGTGCAACGAATAGGGCTGCTTATATGAAAAGCCTGAAAGAAAAGCTTGCGCCTATTACTACAGAGGAAAAGGACAACACAAAGCCCCTTTACTATGAGCCGTATGAGGAAAGTTATGTCAATCAGGGCAATGACTGGAGTGAGCTTGCCCTTGTGGATATGGATAAAATAAATCAGGGCACCGAAGGCTACAAGATGACAAAGCAGGAGAAGGGTGACTACAAGTTCAACACTGATTACCAGCTTGCTGTAAATGAAGATGGACTGCCTACAGGTCATTACAGACAGAATGTTGACCATTATGTTTTCATGCAGGGCGAGGATGAGACAGAAGATGGCTCTGAATCTGTGGATACAGGTAGTACCGGTAATACAGGCAGTACCGGTAATACAGGCAGTACAGGAAGTACCGCAGATGGCTCTAATACAGAGACTGAAAATGGCAATCAAATTAAGGCACCCGGAAAAAGAGGCTACTACAGTGTTGCATTTACTGCAGTCGAATTGCCGGATGGCATGACAAATACCAAGTATCTGGTAGAGACTGATAATTCACAGAAAGCTGATGGAAATACAGACAGCGGTACAGATGGTAATATCGATAGCAGCACAGACAATACGACAGATACAGGCACAGCAGATGACACATCAGACAAGCATGTGGTTTATTCTATAAAGAGCGCATATGCCATTGGTTCTGCTGAGGGCATGCAAAACATAGCAAAATATGACCCAAAGGCATATATTTACAGAAAAGACAATTCAGATATCACATCACCATATGAATTTGTTGCAAGAGCTGACCGGATGGCAAGTCTGCCTGATGGCAGTAAGCCGGATTATGAGAAGTATACATACTGTACGGTTGAGATGGAGTATGTGCCTGCAGGTAAAATCACTGATGACGAGACCTACTACGAGGTGGATACTAAGGTACCTATTGAGTTTAATTACGATGAGACCGGCGAGTATGGAGCAGTGCTTGACTCACAGAATCCATACGAGAAGATAGATGATGGCACACAGGACAATCAGCCGGCAGGTAAGACCGGCGCAGATGATATTTCAGATGACGCTTCAATAGCTGATTCTGCTACAGAGAATAATGATGGTAACACAGGCAGGGTAATCCTCACTGATACAGACGGATATTTTGATATAGTTAAGGACAGCCAGACATATACCTATGTGGGTAAGGGAAAAGGTGACTATATAATGGAGGCTGATAAAAACGGCTCGCTTGATTATCCTGTAAATACCACACGCATATATTATAAGGGTGGTTTCAAGAACAATAACTGGTTCAGAACAGGTGTATTTAACCAGGAGGGCAAGACAGGCGATGCTGATAAGACTGCCAATATGACCTTCAATGTAAAAACGGTCACACCCAAGGAGCTTGAGCAGATAGATGTGTCAACAATTGATTTACTCTATCTTTCCGGCTCAAAGTCCGTCCTTTCAAAGGATTTAGGAGACGATGCTGCAAAATATAATACTGATAATGACATTTCATGGGACAAGGTAAAGCAGATAGTCCAGCGTGTACACCAGAGTGGTATAATGATGCCTGTTATAGTGGATAATGGTATTGTGTGGGCTTCTTCAAGTGCAGACTACTCAAGTAATATTAAAAAGCTTGCAGGTCTTTTGAGCTGTAACAATTTCAGCTCGCTGAATTTTACTAAGGACTCAGCTGGTAATTTTATTAATTGGAATAATGACATAAAGTATTATAAAGTTGACAGTAAAACCCATACAAAAGGTTTTGTAATTGGCAACGAATATGTCATTCCACGAAACTATAATCCTAGTACGGATGTGCCATTTGTTTTAAGAGATGATTTTGCTTCTGCATTTATTGCAAATGAAGATGAAACTCAATTTGTCGAAGCAGCTAAAAATGAGAATTTTGACGAGATAGCAGAGTATATCAACTCAGAGAATACAAGCAGGAAAAAAGAAAATGATACTCTTGGAAAGGACGAGTATGCATACTATGACAAGGAGATTTCAAAGGCGATAGTTTTAAGCTATATCATATCGTATGCCGATAAAAGAGACATTATAAATCCGACAGATAGTCTGAACATACTGGATATAGAGCCCGGAACTGTAAAAAATGAGTCTGACGCTTTAAATTATGATAAGCTTAAAAAGTGGCTTGGAACAAGGTGTCCGGAGCAAAAAAAGGTTACAATAACAAGGGTTACGAGTGCAGAATTTATTGGAAGAATAGAGGATCTCAATAATTATGATATGATATATATGGGACTTGTAGCCGATAATCTGAATTATAGAGATGGTCATACAGTATATAATGATTGGAAAATGGATGGGCTTAAATACTCAAATGTTGGTGACATTGTTGTTATAAATCCAAATGATTATGTAAACTATTGGGGATATAATATGCTCAAAAATGGTCATGCGGGATTGCTGGATACTGATTATATAAATGATGGAACGAAGCTTAATACTAACCTTACATTAAGAAATAATGGAAATAATGCTGATTATTTAACTGCTCCAAACACATACAGAGGCTCAGGCAATGATATTACTAAGCAGAAGGTTTCAGAATTGGAGGATTATATAAAGGCGGGCTTTCCTGTCGTCTTTTCAGATGGCTTTTTCTCTACTGTTTATGGCAGAGGAATTAATGAGGAGTATATAGACAACTGTTCAAATGTTTTTACTCTTTTATGTTATGCAAAAGATAAAGACAATGTTCTTAAAGTGGACAGCAAGGGAAATTTAAAAAAACAGTCAAATGAGACAGCTGACCTTGTTACCTACCTGACTACTGAAAAACCTGAAATATTACTCAAGGAGCAGGAAAAAGTAAAAGATACAGATTATGTTGAGATTAGTAATAATCAGATTACATTGGAATTTTCAATAAACAATGCAGGTGGTGCGGATTCTAAAGCGAGTTTTAATGCACAGCTGTTCTTGGATTCAAATTCTGATGGTAAGTTTTCGACGACCAATGAAGGAATAGCTGCAAATAAAATAAAACTATATTGTGATGGTACTATTGTGAATCCGGTAATGGGTGATGATGGTAAATATATGTATAGTCTGAATGCAGGCAATTATAATTATAAACTGGTTTATGATTTGCCGAATGGATTTGTAGGAGTTATGCCTTGGCAGCTTCGTGTGAGTCAGGCTACAAATAGCTACAGATATGATCAGAAATCCGGATATGTGTATGTCAAAAATTCAAAAGGCAGTCCTACAAAAGTCAAGATTCTTCAGATTAATTCAAAGTTGGAGCATAATGAGGACTTTAGGGGAAATTTTGATATGCAGACGCAGAAGAATGATAGCAATACAAAGTTTCATAAATTACTTAGTCAAGTGAAGGATTTTGACCTGGATATAGAAACAGTTCGTTATGACAACGTACCTAAAATGGATGAGGTATGTGATAAGCTGCAGACATACGATATGCTTGTGATTGGATTTGGTGATTGTTATGATATTGATAATACAAATAATCATCTCGATAAAATAAAAGCATATATCCAGTCAGGAAAACCGGTATTGTTTGCTCATGATACAACATCATTTTGTAATAATAAAAATGATACGCGAGAGAATAATGTCTGGGGATATAAGTTTAACTCTATAATTCGTGATACTGTCGGACTGGACAGATATGGAATCCTGTCAAATGAGTATTTAAAGAAGGGCAATACATTAAAGAGTACTGATGAGGATTTTGATAAAGCTGTACAGACTGCCAAAAAGAATAATACTGATATTGCATATGAGCCAAAATCTGATAATTCAGTTATTGTCAGACAGAATCAGGGATTTACTTATGCAGATTTAAATCAGTATCAGTGGAAAGATAATGGTAACGATCATGGCGAGTACAGGCTGTATTCAGGGCTAGATGGTAATGATGTTGAAGCTAAGACTAATAAGGCAGTCAAGGTTAATTCAGGACAGATTACCACATATCCTTTTAAGATTGCTGACGAAATAAATATAGCTACCACTCATAAGCAGTACTACCAGCTGGATATGAATCAGGATGCTGATGGTGATGGTGAGAGTGATATTGTTGTATGGTATACCTTGTCAAACCATGGAATTTATGAGCAGTCTCCAAAGGATGTAAGAAATAATTATTATATTTACACAATGGGAAATGTAACATACTCAGGTGTAGGACATTCCGATTTCTCAAATAATGATGATGAATTGAAACTTTATATAAACACTATGATTGCTGCATATAGTGCATCAGTTCATGAGCCGTCAATTTATCTTAAAGAGAATGCAGATACTGATTCAAATGACATAACTACATTATATGCAACTATTGATGATGCCATTGAAGAAGAAGCAGCTAATAAAGCGGATGCCAGACTAGATGGTGCAGACAGTACGCAGGATGTTTATTTTACGGTAAAGGATTCAAACCTTGTGCGAAATCAGATTGATGAAAAAACTGTTGTTTATTTGGACTTTTATATCGAGGATCCGCAAAAAAATCCAAAAGATGAAACGATTGGCACCGGAAATGATAAGATTTACTTAAAGAAGGTGGACTGGGATATCTATACACTGAATAATGATGGAACAGAAAATGAACAGATAAATAACAGTAAAGAAAACAGTCAATTAAATAAGGATCCAAGGGACTTCTTTGAAAATAACAAGACATATAAGGTAAAGGTACCATTGAGTGCTTTACCGGAGGGAGCTAATTCTATAAAGATTTATGCCGTAGGATATAGTAAGATTTACCAGTCACAGGTGAGCGGTGGTGATAAAGAAACTACAACAGCAAAGGCATACAAGACCTTCCAGATACAGCGTGTAGGTCTTGCTGATTTGGATTAG
- a CDS encoding PulJ/GspJ family protein, translating into MKLLRRMNKSNNMKNSGFTLVELVIVMAIMGILGLAVVGFIGTSTKQYKYASKDVDLQYEAQLTMNQIGDLIIDAQKGVKYEPATVAAPVEVASAAPEAGYIATASAEEASSEEASSEETSSDSKLIIYNKDCTYNIIYRPSEHKIYLRKDTLDPATGAVKADGQGKESLMAENVTGFTPDLSEAESKNSVGIVVDFKAGDKKYTSKQNFTMRNKVPTGADVEYVAPAEPKGIRIYYKGKDVTNGTVYYEMKKTNNNLKFTDKILGGKYDSKNVTWDHSGNKNGGNFNANGDVYDVQLMSDETTDQLVITVTSIDDPSLTAKVTVNIAHPINILHCDADKHFDLGQTHQLFIDEGELKKSSLNGKYQIKDFVWHMEVESVSSTGATEYKGDISFKMGDDGKLIYGPDGNGEPDGIFKFSSKEIAGETGAEGHEDDPKYRNYLNYHIVDGNQNEKMHITLGKNFFVGEKLNISVWLGLEEESGFKSNTITFYTYY; encoded by the coding sequence ATGAAACTTTTAAGGCGCATGAACAAATCAAATAATATGAAAAACAGTGGCTTTACACTTGTTGAGCTTGTCATTGTCATGGCGATAATGGGAATACTGGGTCTGGCTGTTGTGGGCTTTATCGGTACGAGCACGAAGCAGTATAAATACGCTTCAAAGGACGTAGATTTACAGTATGAGGCACAGCTTACGATGAATCAGATAGGAGACCTGATAATTGATGCGCAAAAGGGCGTTAAGTATGAGCCTGCTACAGTGGCAGCGCCGGTGGAGGTGGCATCGGCAGCCCCTGAGGCCGGTTATATTGCAACTGCATCAGCGGAAGAAGCGTCATCCGAAGAAGCATCATCTGAGGAAACATCATCCGACAGCAAGCTGATTATTTACAACAAGGATTGTACATACAATATCATATACAGACCGTCAGAGCACAAAATCTATCTGCGAAAGGATACACTGGATCCTGCAACTGGTGCGGTGAAGGCGGATGGTCAGGGCAAGGAATCTCTTATGGCAGAAAATGTCACAGGCTTTACACCTGATTTAAGCGAGGCAGAAAGCAAGAATTCTGTCGGAATTGTCGTGGACTTTAAGGCAGGGGACAAGAAGTATACATCAAAACAGAACTTCACTATGCGCAATAAGGTGCCGACTGGGGCAGATGTGGAGTATGTGGCACCGGCAGAACCTAAAGGAATAAGGATATATTACAAAGGCAAGGATGTAACCAACGGAACAGTATACTATGAGATGAAGAAAACGAATAATAATTTAAAGTTTACTGATAAGATACTTGGTGGAAAGTATGATTCAAAAAACGTAACATGGGATCATTCAGGAAACAAAAATGGTGGAAACTTTAATGCTAATGGTGATGTATATGATGTACAACTGATGAGCGATGAAACTACAGATCAATTAGTCATCACCGTAACATCCATAGACGATCCGTCATTGACGGCAAAGGTAACTGTAAACATAGCACATCCAATCAATATTCTGCATTGTGATGCAGATAAGCATTTCGATTTAGGACAGACGCATCAATTGTTTATTGATGAAGGGGAGTTAAAAAAATCTTCATTAAATGGCAAATATCAGATTAAGGATTTTGTATGGCATATGGAGGTAGAAAGTGTCAGCTCAACGGGTGCAACCGAGTACAAGGGAGATATATCCTTTAAAATGGGCGATGATGGTAAGCTGATTTATGGTCCTGATGGCAATGGTGAGCCTGATGGAATATTTAAGTTTAGTTCAAAGGAGATTGCCGGAGAAACCGGAGCAGAAGGTCATGAAGATGATCCTAAATATAGGAACTATCTTAATTATCATATTGTAGATGGTAATCAAAATGAAAAAATGCATATCACTCTCGGAAAAAATTTTTTTGTCGGAGAAAAATTAAATATCAGCGTCTGGCTTGGACTTGAGGAAGAGTCGGGATTTAAGTCAAATACAATTACGTTTTACACATATTATTAA